The following DNA comes from Rosa rugosa chromosome 5, drRosRugo1.1, whole genome shotgun sequence.
CATTATGGAGGGGACTGATGACTGGATGGTAGCAGATCTCATCGATGAAGAGAATAGAGAGTGGTTAGTCGGGTTGTTGAACGAACTATTTACTGAGGGGGAGGTGAGTAAGATTGCGGCCATTCCGTTGAGTCTTCGACAAGCAAGTGATCGTTTGATTTGGCATTTCGATTCTAAAGGGGTGTATAATGTTAAGAGTGGGTATCACACTTTTTTCCACTCTCAAAAAATGGTGCAGAAGGCCTCGACGTCTTCGGCAATCGCTGGGGGTCATCTAAGACGGTATTGGACCAAAATCTGGTACGCCACTGTGCCTCCCAAGGTTAAGATTTTTATTTGGAGGCTTTTGCATGGTGCTATTCCCACCAGGTCAGCACTATCTCAACGTAAAGTACAATTGCATGATCTTAATTGTGTCCTCTGCCAAAGCTCTATTGAAACAGTAAAGCATGTGTTCAAGGATTGTGATGCACTCCAATGTTTTTGGAGATTTAGCCCATTAAAGCTTTGTGCTAGGACCCATGCTGCACCTAGTATTAAAGAATGGATTCTTGATTTGCTGGATGTGTTGACTAGTGAACAGGTAGATTTGTTTTTTATGGCTCTTTGGGCTATCTGGACTGAGAGGAATAATCTAGTATGGAAGGGTGGAAATTTTCAGCCTATGCATATGATTCAATGGTGCATTAAGAGCTTGGAggattttcaacaatatcatcCGAAAGCTactaggaaaaagaaaaggccGATGACCAAATGGCAATGTCCACCTCGTGGAAGACTGAAGATAAATATTGATGGGGCTTTTAGAGCTGATTGTGGGACTGGAGGAATTGGGGTGGTGGTCAGGGATGATTTGGGCACGGGTATTGCCGCTATTGCAAGGCCTTTTCTGCATGCACACTCAGCCATTAATATGGAAGCTGAGGCGTGCAGAGCTGGTCTTCTTCTTggtattcaccaaggttggACGGAAATTGACATTGAGAGCGATTCTGCCCTTCTGATTGCTGCACTCAATTCTGAGGAGGATAATTTCTCGGAGGTAAGTCGGGTTTTAGATGATTGCAAAGACTATCTCTCTGCTTTTCAATCAGTTAGAGTCCGACATATttttcgtgaagcaaatggtgttgcacataggcttgcacaccttgctagtgttTCTGGCttagatgatgtttggttagatgagactcctgctattattcaggatgtactctacgaggattattgtaatTGTTTCTctgtagcacggggttcaggttttatgtcccccccgttgcaaaattctactattaatataataaatggaaccgggcgtggggctgagcctcccagctaggctgggttccaaacccctttcaaaaaaaaaaaaaaaaaaaaaaaaaagagtaacgAAAAAATTAATAATGGTTGATTAAATTAATTCAAATATTGACATTCCAgcctattttctttgtttaagCAAGAGGCTTGTCTCTGAATTATAATGTCAATTTGATTAATAAATAGGACCACACGGGTTTCACTAAACAAATGATACATGCATATCAGGACCACATTAATAATGAAGATTTCTTAATTGTTATATtataaattagggtttagggccaAATTGTAGGGCAAAAGGGCGGGCAATGCCAAATGCTAGCAATTCGAATATTGATCTGCAGAGAATTCATCTTAAGGTTTAGGTGCTCAAGCTTACTGAGAGCCACATCTTTCCCCATGATGGGATGTTGGTAACTCCTCCACGGTGAAGAATCCATTTTCTTGCCTTCTCCATGGCGCCATCACCGCCGTCCATCTCCTCTCCGAGCAATCTCAAACTCACATAGGACAGAGCTGTACAAAACATTGTGCTTTGGCCCTTCTATATGCAGTCCCCAACCTCCATCTTTGTTCTGCATGCAATTCATTAGTTGCAATTACATGATGGGAGTATTGTTAATCCAACCCAATTATTAAGGTTTTCTTGGAAGCACCTTTGGTTAATTATATGCACGTACTAATTACCAAGGTTTTAAGTTTCTCCGAAACtgccgaaatttccttaaatttgaagtaccgaaacgaaattcatatgttaTATAATTTCCGTCAaaagtttcccgaaattttccgtacatttccgcgaaattcttaatttctgaaatatctacacacaaaaaatatattaaaaaattcacaccgaaatttCTGTGAAATTCATTTGTCACTGACAAAATatgcaattttaatttttttttttcaatcaagttGAAATTGGATACAACAAAACCCTCTTTGCTTTATCTGCTACCAAAGTTCTACCTCAGAAAGTACTTACGGAATTGGATCAAGCTCACAAGGTGGAAGCACATATGGCCTTTTATCATTTTTTCGTCCCAAATGCCGCATGCTTCATATAATGAAACACCATATTTGGCAATTCCACAATATCTGATATGTGGATTGCATGTGGGAAGAGATCAACACACATACATtacccatgtgatgaagtaccaaaatcatGGCCGATCCTGAGAATTCAGAGACCTAGTGCGAAAATTTGACCAAGACCTTATGTTCATTACATaatgactttaaaaaaaaatgaatgggTATAATAAAATAGGaaagtaaaaaacaaaaaacaaaaaaaggaagaaaaaagaagaaaggaagattaaaaaagagaaagagaaaaggaaaaataaatagggacagagaaagtaaaaaaaaaaaaggaaggaaaaagaagaaaggaagattAAAATACGGAGCCTGGGACTCGAACTCATGACAAGGGAATGAAGGCCCGCGCAGGCCTTAACCAACCTACAAACTAGACTACACAAGCTTTACTGGTTCTATAAGGAACTAAATATATTATATTCACtatacctatatatatatatatatgtatttgaaaCTCGAAGTCGGAGGCCTCCCATTTTCGGAGGCCTTGTGCGGCAGCACTACCTGCACACCCTCAGGGCCGCCCCTGAccaaaatcatttctaaaattcATGTacattgtatgatactaaatgggaGCAGTTCAACCACAtagatcgaaccacatcgtagtagTTCTTATTACTAATGctttatattgcttttgttgtactcgttcattttcattcacggggTTTTAGTATTACGTCTTTCCCgttgtatttttctaattattagtgaaaaaggCGTGATGGTCAAGCCTCCCACTAGGTTcaagccataaaaaaaaaaaaaaatcacattcacattgtCAATATACAGAacatttataattacatatagataaaaacactagtttaacAACTTACTACAGTTTAGTTAATTACCCATCTATATTAAATATAACAATTCTATtatttatgtataattttagagaggttaTATTGTAAATAAGTTTATTATAGGTTATAAGTTTAGTCTatataaaagtttcattcaaaaatatcattttataaatgcaactaatgtgatttctttatttttaaccgaaatttccaccgaaatcgaaactttctccgaaatttccttaaatttgaagtaccgaaatcgaaaccgaaaccgaaatttgaaaccttgctaATTACTTATTGAAAGTACAACAAATGCAAGTATATACACTTAAAATGTTTCaaataataacaataaaaacttttatatgttgtaaatattatttcttatgtggctgtccacgttATTAGTTAGGGACCTACATGTAATATCTCAATAGTTTAAACACTTatcatgtaaaccctacctctatataagggTGGCCTCCAAGACTGAATAAGACACTTCTCTATTTTCCCCTCATCCCTCTTCATCTTTTTCTTACTCTCTACAAAAGTAAGTCaatactttataacacgttatcagcacgctctattcttttctttaatacTCTATGATGATCCATGAGTCCTTATGGTGCAACTCCGTTGCTTCTAACCATTACTCAAGATCTATGAGTCTTATACTTCAATTACTTTttgcatcaatttttttttttttttggcaagcaTGCGTCAATGGTTTCTCTTCTGTTTGCTAACTATGGGCAAGATATATATTAATCGCACTATGGTTCTGCAAATATATATAGATTAATCGCACTATGGTTCGCAGAAACatcttgatatatatatattaatcgcACTATGGTtctgcaaatatatatatatatatatatatatatatatatatatatatatattttgatatgttttcatatgatgCCCTCAAcgtttctttatatatatatatatataaatatatatgagGTATATGTTGTTAACATAATTGATATATGTTTGCCGTTTCATTACTTATCGCATATTTAATATgtatttaattaaatttatcTTATATGTTTTATCAATTAAGCATACTTAATATTCATAATACAAGTGAACCTGAAGTTTCACTACTGCTACTCGAGCCAGAAGTTTCGAGTACATATCCgtttgaacccgaagttcaaaaaTACGGAAttttagaacctgaagttctaatcaTAAGAACACGAACCTGAAGCTTCGTGCATATAATTGCGATCCAATGttcactttatttttttttcgaaCTTGAAGTTtcgatattgattacttgtTAAGAACCTGTGGTTCTAACACTATATATGGATCCTAACATACCTCATCTTCATTGTGGCAGGAAGATGACGAATTTGGCAAAATTGGATTTTGTCGCCCTTGACATCTCTGGCAAGAACTACCTGTCTTGGGCCCTTGATGCAGAGATTCATCTCGAAGCCCAAAACCTTGGGCCTACAATCAAGGAAGGAAACTCAGCATCCCCGCAGAATAAAGCTAAGGCTATGATTTTTCTGCGCCACCATCTCCATCAGGGATTGAAGGACGAGTACTTAACTATCAAAGACCCACTTGAGCTATGGACAGGTTTGGCAGATAGGTTCGCTCAACAAAAGACTGTTGTGCTCCCTAGAGCACGTTATGAATGGACGCATCTGCGCCTTCAAGATTACAGTTCTGTGATAGATTATAATTCTGCCATGTTCAGGATCACCTCCCAAATGAATCTTTGTGGAGAAACTGTAACTCAGGCCATGATGCTTGAAAAGACCTTCTCCACTTTTCATGCCTCCAATATGGTCTTACAGCAGCAATACAGAGAAAGAGGATTCACCAAATATTCTGATCTCATCTCTTGTCTTTTGGTGGCTGAGCAAAACAATGAGCTCTTAATGAAGAACCATCAGTCTCGCCCTACAGGATCACAACCATTCCCTGAAGCGAATGCTACTTTTACTAGTGGTCATGGCAATAGACATGGTGGAAGGCATGGCAAAGCCCATAACCGTGGTCATAGACGTGGTCAGGGTCGACAAAATGGTCAAGCTCGTGGGGGCTACAACCAGCAGTTGGGCCCAAGAAACAATGCCAGGATTACTAAAGGAAATGGTCAGATGATCAAAACTCATAAAAATGAAGACAGTGTTTGTCTTAGATGTGGTGGTAAAGGCCATTGGGCTCGCACCTGTCGTGCAGAAGACCATTTGGTGGCCCTCTACAAAGCTTCCttgaaaaagaaacatgtgGAGACAAACTACATTGACCACTCTGACCCATGGGATTCATCTGAGCCTATAGACATTACTCCACTCGATGTCTCAGATTTTTTTGCGAACAATGGAAGCAATTTTGATGATATGACCAGTGGTGGAATTCTTGACGACGACTAGTTGTCAGCCTATGTTTAggcattttttttaattttcttcctACATTAGTCACCTTTTGTTTAGGCCTCTGATTTTTTTTAGTCTGGTTTGTTCCTAGCTATTTTGCAAGGCAATaaaaagaagttttttttttctggatatTTTTTGCCCTATTATGTGGTTTATGATGCATTAATTAAATTGCATAAGGGGcctctatattttttttttctggagcTCATTAATTAAAATTGCATGTGGTCTATGAtgcatctatttttttttttgacgtcAAGGAATTATgatgggtatatatatatattttttttttttctcctctcgCACCCAAATGAATGACTAAATTGTTTTTATCTATAAATGATCTATAATATCATGTTTTACTGCCTTAGtcaaactaattaattaattattattattatttcttttatgaAGGCATGAACATGGATTTTGGATGCTCTCAACTTATGAAGGATGGAGAAGAAATATGTCTTGCTGACAGTGCCACTACACATACGATCCTtcgtgtaataccccggaaaaaaatccaaattaaattccgtggatttttagaaatgatttcacgatagtaggagcgagtacgaagcttggagaagttgtggaattagttcgaacgattttattttcgaaaacgaacgtttttagggggtcaacaaagttgactttttatacgttcaaaatttgggaaaaacttccttcatgaaagttgtagagctcgtcgatacgagttcgtggacatgtggaacgcattattcggagttcgtatgattaagttatgaatatttgaaaattgggaattttctataaataggaaaaatttctgatttattcattaaggacgaaacttttctgtttttgcggaatagtcccccggactctctctctctctcgatcgaaaaccctcagacccggcgggtcgagctcgacccgacccggctttttcaccaccctccggccacctccagctcaggacccggcgcctcccgaactcgccgctgcacgcccagtcgcctggtggtgtcatcttgctccgccgctgcccccagaagtggatcgaagcccccccgaagctagaacccgacccgaccggaaaaccacttttccggcgttgcatgggccgatcgttcccattttcgtgatctcctcttcatgctgatcatccccatgtaagcctttcatcacgattttgtgtatagaacgctagatcatggtttgactttttcgacgtccctgatttaatctgaaatctgatcagacgcacgagattaatccaacttcaacgcttgatctaggacgatctaggccaaaccagacttagctccaggtatgaaagtcgaccaccctttcagtTTGAACCAGTTtatagttggtcactttgccatctgaggtggttgaccggcgttgaccgccgcgttgaccgcccactgaccaccgcttgtggcggcgcatcagaccatatttcgagttttcattatctaggcgatgatctatgcatccatacgagcgttttgatatataacatggtcatgttagaaaaagttgataaatagtggatttacgttttgacgttactatttaacgtttttacgtttatcttcggtttacgatctgtgaagatctgaccatcggttttgcttcaattttggatatgttgatcgtatgactgtcccggtgactttgtgaggtcacgggcgaagatccgaccgttggatcttcgtataattgagaaatagtgattcggaaggcgattcgtgagaatctgaccgtcggattttcatataattttatggagatgtttgttagagtgattcaagaagatctgagtcttcgtgataattttggaggatgatcctaaaggcgatccgtgaggatccgaccgttggatcatcattaaattcagatccgaccgttggatcatcgtataatttcgatctgaccgttggatcatcattaaaattagaatccgaccgtgggtttctgtatatgtgtgcttttgagttgttggctaagttaagatcattattggattaggtgatcgatggatttatttggcggacgattcgtgagattgttaatggagctgttaagaagacgcagctggattagaggtgagtaaacctcacgtggttcatattacgaacccaatataattaattgctttattttgcaatcatatgaactatagttggtattaatgggcattcctgtgtgaatgtctatctatatatatattatttatgtgaaataatatgtattgttgaaattgtgagatattatgtactgttatggttgtgttgagtttattgttgaaaagcaacaatattgtgagaggtattaaatttattgttgagaaacaataaattgttgatttgttgagatatattgatctgtggagatcaataggtcacgggggtgaccatggcatctattagtgaaccacgcccttgtaccgggtaggtggaaactaatagcattaaatcgtgaaccacgccctcgcgccgggtaggtggaaacgatcagttagagctctagtctgtctgccaaatgttgagtgaccttatgagggtaacggggagtgactcataagtgtataatatttatatatatatatatttatatatatatatgagagtgagaaagtgaagtggttttgtggtgatcattgtaattgtgatgtttctacatttctatacttgagttaaaggaaatgtattttattaaatcaacagttcttcttgtttactcatactggctgtaaaaagcttaccgggttttgtgttgttgcaactcccggtacactattcaaattgtgtagcgggtaatcctacaggacaggagaaccaggacggtgatcgtgcggttagagcaattgttagagttttacagcaattgtacgttgtgaggtgtgttatgctcatttgagctttacaatattgctcgtgagagtgaattgtaataatgaactcgaagtttcgagatttggattttgtaattgtaattattcatgtttcggatttgaatttattattcaaaattcggggcgtgacagtttggtatcagagcgtaaggtacatatttggtgataatcagtactccccgagtgatggcccgtctgcagcggatccccatcatatactcttcggtactggtataatcattgggtatgtcttagtatggggtctagacagcgtgtatgtctgtaggacggtagagttgtcttctaagttcgtattagaataaatttagtttccgcaggttgtaatcttcgaggaatagagacctctagatttaactctgatgagtcggtgagatttgttttatggaagtgaggtccttttggatgttgaagtgttggttgaaggcatgatgttgacctatgcacgtacctagtgtggatacgagtatgaattgttataaattttgtcttcttaagttggacgtacagacgtttggatgggatgtacgtatcaaggattaaatatcttgttttgtaatgagatgtccttgtggagtttgttagtagggttgaggttaggaaagaaattattgtggttacttcttccttgtgcttgtaagttgttaagcagggtttaaggtgcgagaaaagaattttattttgtgctcgatggttagagatgagagaccattgttttgggttgtcgttgagtactataattccttcagaatcaggattgttggtagaattggaattagtagtagttttggtgattcggaatttgaattgagttcgtgagatatgtcttatatacgtggttgatgttgcttgcatcattttggaacgatacgttacgattcacaaggaaaactggatttgaaatttattcatttgaacaccatgggttgatgacctgaccgtgacttgtgaatatagttttgttcaagtgaatgaaattgaattttgtggcctttgtgtggtgaactagttttcttaagtgttggatcgtagtatggagatggactgcagtgaatttgaggttgtttgtgttttaagtttaagtaggcgggacacttaaagttttgaaatggagtttgatcttggtcggtaaataatggggagatttagagtcaactctctgtaaatgttattagatgagggtgtgtttctgtggtgatggattttaggagaaatggttaagtgcaattttgggtattgattttagtgactttgttaggtatccatagtggttcaagtgaattactatgtgatatggagtttgattcgatttctgaatcgctaaatgttagggattgaattgtggtgagtttttgttgaaacaattgatagatggaattatcgagattctataagagtggtaagagtaactctaaaaacgtgggtttttcctagctaactcaggatgtgtttagctttataaatccctaatcctatcgatgcaattgttgtgtttggtttgactcagaggatcctagctagacctcgatgcgacttaattgattgttggattctttttgagtgattgtttttattgcatcattatgaaagatgtgtgcagtagagttgtttatggttttgaaaatagtattgggtgaccaaggttcgatccttggtgttgttgttggttaaacaaaaagaaaagaaaacatgcacaccatcttattgagttatattacaaaaaaaaaaaaaaaaaaaaaaaaaaaaaaggaaaacaaggactatgctatactaagcctagtcagcagctccggatggattgaggctgagctcaagagaaacgttagagccactgttgtaaccgcctgagccaccagaatagtaaccaaatacgctaccttcctcggatgtagtcttcaggttaccaaagacgtcctcgccgtgcacggggaacagaggaagagtttgaacctcctggtgatctcctcctcgttgttgcagggatgtttgtcctcctgttgtgccaaaagagttggactggtattagtgttgaagtgtgaggaagaatatgaaataaaatttaaatcaagaaatccttcattaccagtagaataggtggaaccaaagttgagatcaatggatctaccatcatcagtagaactagtggacccaaaattgatgtcaatggatccaccagctggcccaaaattgatgtcgatggatccaccagcaccagtagaaccagtggacccaaaattgagatcaatggatctaccagtaccaagagaactagttcccatgggcactggagcagcctgattacacctattcatctgcttctctcgagccctgacgttctggaaccaaaagtaaatgttcttaccctcaacatacccatactggttcagctggagacagatctcgtgaatctgctctgtagttgggcacttaaatcccttgacgtagtaaagatccttgaggattcttatttgttctggagtaggaatccacctggtacggcttcgccagaaatccacgttggcactacttccagctgcttgggtgtttcctccctcctctgttggttgctgttgttgtggttccatttgttgcggggtttggagctccattagttgcagagttcgtggctcttgggtcatggagtgagaggatgtgaaaatcgaggaatacatggtttagtgtttgagggagattttgttagaaggattggagttgttgaactggtgattggagatctgagattctcagaggaaagatgagatcgaatcttcaaatggaagaaaagatctgagaaagaaggattgaagatttggaggaaaagattgaagatctgaaagttcagaggaaagatgggattgaatcaactagatgggagagaagatcagaagagaaggatcgaaattgatgaagaaaggatttgagaagagaaaggctgaagagttgagagagaaagacttgagctcggaagaaaatttcttttcttttggagtgaacagtttttctccagaatgcacctatttatagaacaaggtgagcagatctccaccgttggatgaacgatctcagaatttgaatccacgcgttggattaaagtcatccgaaaacccggaaaagttgttggcgcgtggagagcgtgtaaggggacaggccgaacctcgagatgctgtggcagacagctttagccgaaagcagatttgactgccgtaaatcacggaagggataagccgtgacacaagtgggccgtacttgggcctgtctcggatcaaggcatcactgtagctgtgggtggaggcctgatgggccgagtttcagaaacagttttggacatgatgggccgagtttctgaaacagttttggatgagttgggccggatttctgtaacagttttggatacgttgggctgggtttctgcaacagtcttgg
Coding sequences within:
- the LOC133711743 gene encoding uncharacterized protein LOC133711743, translating into MAGREVLRQGLRYQVGDGSLISLWHDPWLPLPSSFLPFSPIMEGTDDWMVADLIDEENREWLVGLLNELFTEGEVSKIAAIPLSLRQASDRLIWHFDSKGVYNVKSGYHTFFHSQKMVQKASTSSAIAGGHLRRYWTKIWYATVPPKVKIFIWRLLHGAIPTRSALSQRKVQLHDLNCVLCQSSIETVKHVFKDCDALQCFWRFSPLKLCARTHAAPSIKEWILDLLDVLTSEQVDLFFMALWAIWTERNNLVWKGGNFQPMHMIQWCIKSLEDFQQYHPKATRKKKRPMTKWQCPPRGRLKINIDGAFRADCGTGGIGVVVRDDLGTGIAAIARPFLHAHSAINMEAEACRAGLLLGIHQGWTEIDIESDSALLIAALNSEEDNFSEGLGPNCRAKGRAMPNASNSNIDLQRIHLKV
- the LOC133711744 gene encoding uncharacterized protein LOC133711744, whose translation is MTNLAKLDFVALDISGKNYLSWALDAEIHLEAQNLGPTIKEGNSASPQNKAKAMIFLRHHLHQGLKDEYLTIKDPLELWTGLADRFAQQKTVVLPRARYEWTHLRLQDYSSVIDYNSAMFRITSQMNLCGETVTQAMMLEKTFSTFHASNMVLQQQYRERGFTKYSDLISCLLVAEQNNELLMKNHQSRPTGSQPFPEANATFTSGHGNRHGGRHGKAHNRGHRRGQGRQNGQARGGYNQQLGPRNNARITKGNGQMIKTHKNEDSVCLRCGGKGHWARTCRAEDHLVALYKASLKKKHVETNYIDHSDPWDSSEPIDITPLDVSDFFANNGSNFDDMTSGGILDDD